The following proteins are encoded in a genomic region of uncultured Vibrio sp.:
- the glnG gene encoding nitrogen regulation protein NR(I), which produces MSKGYVWVVDDDSSIRWVMEKTLSSANIKCETYADGESVLMALEREVPDVLVSDIRMPGIDGLELLKQVQRDYPDLPVIIMTAHSDLDAAVNAYQKGAFEYLPKPFDIDETLTLVERAIAHSHENKRVQISPEDIPAETPEIIGEAPAMQEVFRAIGRLSRSSISVLINGESGTGKELVAHALHRHSPRASKPFIALNMAAIPKDLIESELFGHEKGAFTGANNVRQGRFEQANGGTLFLDEIGDMPLDIQTRLLRVLADGQFYRVGGHSPISVDVRIVAATHQNLERLVHEGDFREDLFHRLNVIRVQIPALRERKQDIEKLTQHFLLRAADELGVETKTLHPSTVEILNRLDWPGNVRQLENICRWLTVMASGSEVLPNDLPSELLQEKKTISDSTQGSWQEQLADWARQSLAAGDKELLSYALPEFERILLEAALEHTKGHKQDAAKVLGWGRNTLTRKLKELY; this is translated from the coding sequence ATGAGTAAAGGATATGTTTGGGTCGTTGATGACGACAGTTCAATTCGCTGGGTGATGGAAAAAACCCTTTCTTCAGCCAATATTAAGTGCGAAACCTACGCTGATGGAGAAAGCGTATTAATGGCACTAGAACGCGAAGTTCCTGACGTTCTGGTTTCAGATATACGTATGCCGGGCATCGATGGCCTTGAGCTTCTCAAACAAGTTCAGCGCGACTACCCGGACTTGCCAGTCATCATTATGACCGCTCACTCCGATCTGGACGCGGCAGTTAACGCGTACCAAAAAGGCGCATTTGAATACCTGCCAAAACCGTTTGATATCGATGAAACCCTGACTTTGGTAGAGCGTGCGATCGCTCATAGCCACGAAAATAAACGAGTGCAGATATCACCAGAAGATATCCCTGCCGAAACACCAGAAATCATCGGTGAAGCACCGGCAATGCAGGAAGTGTTTCGCGCGATTGGCCGCCTTTCCCGCTCTTCAATTTCAGTGCTGATCAATGGTGAGTCTGGTACTGGTAAGGAGCTTGTGGCTCACGCGCTGCATCGTCATAGCCCTCGAGCCAGCAAACCTTTCATTGCACTTAACATGGCAGCAATCCCGAAAGACCTGATCGAATCCGAATTGTTTGGCCATGAAAAGGGCGCGTTTACCGGCGCGAACAACGTTCGCCAAGGCCGATTCGAACAAGCGAATGGCGGTACGTTATTTTTGGATGAAATCGGTGATATGCCACTGGATATCCAGACTCGCTTGCTACGCGTTCTCGCTGATGGTCAGTTCTATCGTGTCGGCGGTCATTCCCCCATCAGTGTCGATGTCCGTATCGTTGCCGCAACTCACCAAAACCTGGAAAGACTGGTTCATGAAGGTGATTTTCGTGAAGACTTGTTCCACCGCCTGAACGTCATACGAGTACAAATTCCGGCACTTCGTGAACGTAAGCAAGACATAGAGAAACTGACTCAGCACTTCCTACTGCGCGCCGCAGACGAGCTTGGCGTAGAAACCAAAACACTACACCCTTCTACGGTTGAAATTCTCAACCGATTGGACTGGCCGGGTAACGTACGCCAATTAGAGAATATTTGTCGTTGGTTAACCGTTATGGCCAGTGGTAGTGAAGTATTACCGAACGACTTACCTTCAGAACTGCTGCAAGAAAAGAAAACTATCTCAGACTCTACGCAAGGTAGCTGGCAAGAACAATTGGCGGACTGGGCACGTCAATCATTAGCAGCAGGCGATAAAGAACTGCTTTCTTACGCATTACCAGAATTTGAACGCATTTTATTGGAAGCCGCGTTAGAGCACACTAAAGGTCACAAGCAAGATGCCGCTAAAGTTCTAGGTTGGGGACGGAATACCCTCACCAGAAAATTAAAGGAGTTGTACTGA